ACTTTGGATGTCCATTTAAGTCATAAGCGGTGAGTTTTTTACCAGTTCTCTTGGCTTTTTCGAGGGTCTTGTTAGTGTATTTTTCTGTGATTGACTGCTTAATTTCAAAGAAACGTTTGTAGGCTTGGTCTAAGTCCCTTACGGCCTGCTTGGGTATTTGGGCTGATACATCGCCTAACCATGCGTATTCATTAGTCTTTTTTAAGGCCGTTATTTCTTTGCGGAGTTCCCCTTCGCGAATGAATTTATTACCTTCTTCAAAATTCTTTAACTGCTTACCCAGGGCATAGTTATAGGCCCAGCGAGCTACCCCTGCTGACTGGCGGAACTTTTCTTCTTGTTCCTTTGTTGGTATGAGTTGAACCTTGAATGCTTTAACCATTTTCTTTCAGCTCCTGCAGGAGTTTCTTAGCTTTGTTCGCGCGTTTACCCTGTAACCGACAGCTAAAGACAGTCACAATCTGAATTAGATCCTCAACTAACTCCTGTTCTTCTATCTTTTCTGCATGGTCGATAACTTCAATTTCACAGTTATGCAGTGAAGCAATAAATTCTACTAGTTCAAACCCAAAACGCAAGAGACGGTCTTTGTAGAATATAACCACTTTATTTACTTCGTTGTGTAAAATACGTCTAATTAGTTCCTGTAACCCTTTTTTCTTATAGTTAATCCCACTACCTATATCAGAAATGATCTCGTAAGGTTTGCCTTGAGCTAATAAATAAGTTTTCATATTTTGAATTTGTCTTTCTAAATCATCTTTTTGTTTTTGACTACTTACCCGACAGTAACCAACAGTAATTCTACTCTTTGATGGTTTGGTAATACCTAGTACTTCTCTTAACTGATCTTCACTGTAATATCTATGACCGCCTTGACTGATGTAAGCAGGAATAAGTTTACCTTCGTTGTGCCAGTTTCTTAAAGTTTGATGAGTTACATTGATTCTTTTTGCAAACTCACCGATTGGATAGTAGTTCATATAATCACACCTTTACTATTTATAGTATAGCATTTATTGCCACTAATATCTATAAATAGCAAATGGTTATTTATAATTTTTTATAGTTATATTTCAACTACCCCCCCCCCTGTACGGCGGTTAATTAACGGGCTCCGTAAATTTGTAACCCACGCCCCGTACCGTTTTTATATAAGCCGGTCTTTTCGGATTTTCTTCAATTTTCTCCCTTAAATGACTTACATGCACATCAACAATCCTGGTGTCACCTGCATATGTATACCCCCACAACTGGTTAAGGAGAACATCCCTGGTCATTACACGCCCCATATTCCGCGCTAAAAAATCCAGTAATTCAAACTCCTTTGGCGTCAGTTCCACCGGCTGGTTCTTTACATTTACTTCGTATCTTGACGAGTCGATAACCAAGTCACCAATATTTATGCTTTCATGGCTCACGCTTTCTGACTTAGTATTTGTACGCCTTAATACTGCCTTAACCCGGGCCAGTAATTCCCGTGGACTAAAAGGCTTGGTAATATAATCGTCAGCACCCAATTCAAGCCCCAGCACAGTATCTATTTCCTCGTCCTTGGCGGTTACCATTATAACGGCCACCGGTATGTTCTCCTGCCGGATGCGACGACAGACTTCAAGGCCGTCCACCCGGGGCAGCATAATATCAAGAAGTATCAAGTCAGGTTTCTCTTCCCGCGTCAGCTGCAGCGCCTCTTCCCCCTCATACGCCTTCAGGGTTTTAAAGCCCTCTTTCTCCAGGTTAAAGGTTACCAGCCTAACTATGGACTTCTCATCGTCAACAACCAGGATTTTCTGAGCCATTATCTGACCTCCGAGAATTAGAGTTATTTTGAGAAATTCGTCCTGATCACGGTCAAATCCTGCTCTAGAACTCTCTATATATATGCCAATACCCCAAATACAGAAATACAATACCCTTTAAAGGGTATTGTATCAAATCTCTTTTCTTATGAATTATATCTGCTGCAATATATTTTTGTTCACTTACTTGTTACGATCCTTTACTTTTAACCATGGATCCTGTTCCAGGAAACTTCCTTCTACGTTATTCTCCATTTCTTCGAACATTTTAAAAGGAACGCTGAAGGACAAAATGTCTTTATCAACCTTGGGCCGAGCAGTAATATCGAACATACCGATTACAGCTTTTGGAGTCTCTTTCTCACCTTCACTGGCCGGAAAAATACCAAAAGTATGACATCCAGCCCCCATGGGAGCTGTAACATTATAATTTACCCCTCTTCCATAGTTGGCAAGTACCACCAGTGCAGATAGCTGGTCAGGCTTAACCAGAAAAACCACCGTCTTTGGCTCTTCACTACCACTAACCTGATCGACTGGCTTTAGAACAATATATTCATTAGGAATGTCCATAATAGGAAGAGAATCAACAAACTTCGATGCTGTTTCAGGTGACTTAAAGTACCTCTCACCGTGTTCCAGGTGCGGCAGTCCTTTAGCAATGTTTTTGCCCATCTCTGTCTGGCAGAACTCAGGGTTGCCCGTAGA
This window of the Bacillota bacterium genome carries:
- a CDS encoding IS607 family transposase, whose amino-acid sequence is MNYYPIGEFAKRINVTHQTLRNWHNEGKLIPAYISQGGHRYYSEDQLREVLGITKPSKSRITVGYCRVSSQKQKDDLERQIQNMKTYLLAQGKPYEIISDIGSGINYKKKGLQELIRRILHNEVNKVVIFYKDRLLRFGFELVEFIASLHNCEIEVIDHAEKIEEQELVEDLIQIVTVFSCRLQGKRANKAKKLLQELKENG
- a CDS encoding response regulator transcription factor → MAQKILVVDDEKSIVRLVTFNLEKEGFKTLKAYEGEEALQLTREEKPDLILLDIMLPRVDGLEVCRRIRQENIPVAVIMVTAKDEEIDTVLGLELGADDYITKPFSPRELLARVKAVLRRTNTKSESVSHESINIGDLVIDSSRYEVNVKNQPVELTPKEFELLDFLARNMGRVMTRDVLLNQLWGYTYAGDTRIVDVHVSHLREKIEENPKRPAYIKTVRGVGYKFTEPVN